Proteins encoded by one window of Candidatus Dojkabacteria bacterium:
- a CDS encoding ATP-binding protein: MIKRIFDLSKLIRRGKVLIMYGPRQVGKTTLIKSYLDTTTLKYRYDTGDNAELSKELAKCTYDSTDNHVEHYELIVIDEAQKIPNIGTALKLMVDRYPNKFFIATGSSSFDLANKTGESLTGRKRLLTLYPISQLELKKEYAPSELHTNLKKYLIYGTYPEVISLKTDSEKEEVLKLIANSYLLKDILEFDRIKNSEKIYNLLKLLAFQVGSEVSANELSRQLGIDTKTVFYYLDLLEKSFVIFSLSGFSRNLRKEVTKTSKYYFYDNGIRNAVISAFNRLTDRNDIGQLWENFIMIERMKRNNYMGFGTNYYFWRTYEQQEIDLVEENSGKLFGYEFKWNDKKVKPPKLWLETYSEASFNLVNRDNYLDFIA, translated from the coding sequence ATGATAAAGCGAATTTTTGACCTAAGCAAATTAATAAGAAGGGGCAAAGTATTAATAATGTATGGGCCAAGGCAGGTTGGTAAGACCACCTTAATAAAAAGCTACTTAGATACCACAACGTTAAAATATCGATACGATACTGGCGATAATGCTGAACTATCCAAAGAGCTGGCAAAATGCACTTATGATTCTACTGATAATCATGTGGAACATTATGAACTGATTGTTATTGATGAAGCTCAAAAGATCCCTAATATTGGAACAGCGCTAAAGCTAATGGTGGATAGATATCCTAACAAGTTTTTTATTGCTACCGGCTCATCTTCCTTTGATTTAGCAAATAAAACAGGTGAGTCTCTAACGGGTAGAAAAAGACTTCTAACGCTGTACCCAATATCGCAACTAGAATTAAAAAAAGAATATGCGCCGTCCGAATTGCATACAAACCTAAAAAAGTACTTAATTTATGGTACTTATCCTGAGGTAATTTCATTAAAAACCGATTCAGAAAAAGAGGAGGTATTAAAATTAATAGCCAATTCATATTTGTTAAAAGACATTTTAGAGTTTGATAGAATCAAAAACTCTGAAAAAATCTACAATCTTCTCAAACTGTTGGCATTTCAGGTAGGGAGTGAAGTGTCCGCAAATGAACTGTCAAGGCAATTAGGAATTGATACCAAAACAGTATTTTACTACCTGGATTTATTAGAAAAGTCATTTGTAATATTCTCTTTGTCAGGATTTTCAAGGAACCTGCGAAAAGAAGTGACAAAGACATCTAAGTATTACTTTTACGATAATGGTATTAGAAATGCTGTTATATCCGCTTTTAACAGATTAACTGATAGAAATGACATCGGCCAGCTTTGGGAAAACTTTATTATGATAGAAAGGATGAAACGCAATAATTACATGGGATTTGGTACAAATTATTATTTTTGGAGGACGTATGAACAACAAGAGATTGACCTTGTCGAAGAAAATAGTGGAAAGTTGTTTGGATATGAGTTTAAGTGGAATGATAAAAAAGTAAAACCTCCTAAATTATGGTTGGAAACATACAGTGAAGCAAGCTTTAACCTAGTTAATAGGGATAATTACCTAGACTTCATAGCCTAG
- the prfA gene encoding peptide chain release factor 1: MKMLPLSEQIENTKNEFIVLKEKIESGNATGPDYKKFSTLEVIASKTDELKKAQADLDEAKSLQNSTDTEMATFAKEEISRLNSLIPVLETDISKLLNPSDEDRFSNTIIEIRAGAGGDEAGIFASDLKRMYTLFAQRQGWKVSVLDEHENESGGIKSSVLRFEGDTAYKTLLRESGVHRVQRVPVTESSGRIHTSTASVAVLPELSDIEIEINPTDIIVEACKSSGPGGQSVNTTDSAIRLTHKPTGIVINCRENKSQIQNRARAMQMLQSQLYQREKEEREENLKGQRSSQIGTGDRSEKIRTYNFPQDRVTDHRIKKSWHNLPKIMDGFIDELVDN; this comes from the coding sequence ATGAAAATGCTACCACTTTCCGAACAAATTGAAAACACTAAAAATGAATTTATCGTACTTAAAGAAAAGATCGAATCCGGCAATGCTACCGGTCCCGACTACAAGAAGTTTTCAACCCTCGAAGTTATTGCTAGCAAAACAGATGAGCTTAAAAAAGCACAAGCCGATCTCGATGAAGCGAAGTCACTGCAAAATAGCACAGACACTGAGATGGCCACCTTTGCCAAGGAAGAGATCTCCCGGCTTAACAGCCTTATCCCTGTGCTCGAAACAGATATATCCAAGCTGCTAAACCCTAGCGACGAGGATCGCTTTAGCAACACAATTATTGAAATTAGAGCAGGAGCCGGTGGTGATGAAGCCGGTATTTTTGCAAGCGACCTTAAACGAATGTACACATTATTTGCACAAAGACAGGGTTGGAAAGTTTCTGTTTTGGATGAGCACGAAAATGAATCAGGTGGAATTAAATCTTCTGTTCTTAGGTTTGAGGGTGATACCGCCTACAAAACCCTACTTAGAGAGTCGGGTGTTCATAGAGTTCAGCGAGTTCCTGTAACCGAAAGCTCGGGAAGAATTCATACTTCTACTGCTAGCGTTGCAGTTCTGCCCGAACTTTCCGACATTGAGATTGAGATAAATCCTACCGATATCATTGTCGAGGCCTGTAAATCAAGTGGACCCGGGGGGCAATCGGTAAACACTACGGATTCCGCAATTAGACTTACACATAAACCTACCGGAATTGTAATCAACTGTCGAGAGAACAAATCCCAAATTCAAAACAGGGCTAGAGCCATGCAGATGTTACAGTCACAACTTTACCAGCGCGAAAAGGAAGAGCGTGAGGAAAATTTAAAGGGCCAACGCTCAAGCCAAATCGGCACAGGCGATAGGTCAGAAAAGATACGCACATACAACTTCCCACAAGATCGCGTAACCGATCACCGCATTAAAAAAAGCTGGCACAATTTACCCAAAATTATGGACGGCTTTATTGATGAGTTGGTAGACAATTAA
- a CDS encoding class I tRNA ligase family protein: MALSQGPYDPKEVEPRILKNWLDRNYYKPEFDPKTGKVVTVEELKSDETETFCLINPPPNAYDRPHIGNVSGYAYQDVFARYNRMKGKKVLMLPGKDHAGQEGEAVFIKNKLMPEGKSKADFTREEFYKICYKHNEENMDKALKDEQTIGLSSDFDRNVFTLDPRIVDTVLETFIQMYKDNMVYKGVRIINWSTGMGSAISDNDTARKERESELTYVKYPLVPEGKRVWQLSFYNETTVEALLNGSKTVETRALNPEEGWRYFGEIKSDDIIVAVNKSKAWESHLFFVESVRIYKDAIEFFNKEDFKKIYTDKSRIPKSVDEMITHYNELAEGYGEKLRKNGAIAITIKQLSNETIKQWECITVATSRPETMLGDTAVVVHPDDDRYKDLIGRYALLPLVNRSIPVIANSKVDKDFGTGAVKLTPAHSPDDYYMTLEWSALGKQLECEKNNDGKVRTDALGYVRPDVWKEIRNTVGEIDYINVIWKDSKMCGPIGKYKGLNVDACRSEVSKDLERLGLIERVEKIKQNVTICDRTKSIVEPIMSSQWFIDINKKNFKQNAIKALQAGLEDPSSEIAVNVHPSNMAKKAIYWLKNLRDWPISRSIWWGYRIPVWYKGEPSETVTDSGKIQQTIGGVEVSDMKEAYDKELLKVQVESPKGDGWIQDPDCLDTWFSSGQWPYATLKAWGILDKFYPTDVLDTAYDILEAWVCRMIMFGFYTQGKRPFKDVYLHGLVRAEDGQKMSKSKGNAVSIDDIIEKYGVDTLRMFFISGNKAGASYNVDYNKIEGYRRFLNKLWNASKFVLSNCRDGSLTRPVDSSGIKEASNKQICEHVAALQKKIAGLMDDFEIGLALYELTNEFWHSFCDIHIEASKAHIYDKRDKETKEVLSSPMEEEKVETVATLTWALRQYLKMLHPFIPFITEELWQGIYGEEKTLMFEKW; the protein is encoded by the coding sequence ATGGCACTTTCCCAAGGACCATACGATCCAAAAGAAGTTGAGCCAAGAATCTTAAAGAATTGGCTGGATCGTAACTATTACAAGCCCGAATTTGATCCTAAAACAGGGAAGGTTGTCACCGTAGAAGAGCTCAAATCCGACGAAACCGAGACTTTTTGCCTTATTAATCCTCCGCCAAATGCCTACGATCGTCCACATATTGGGAACGTTTCCGGATATGCCTATCAAGACGTGTTTGCAAGATACAATCGAATGAAGGGCAAAAAAGTGTTAATGCTTCCCGGAAAAGATCATGCAGGACAGGAGGGTGAGGCTGTTTTTATTAAAAATAAACTTATGCCCGAAGGTAAGTCCAAAGCCGATTTTACCCGCGAAGAGTTCTACAAAATCTGTTACAAACATAACGAAGAAAACATGGATAAGGCTCTAAAAGATGAACAAACAATCGGGCTTTCATCTGATTTTGACCGGAATGTTTTTACGCTTGATCCCCGAATTGTAGATACAGTTTTAGAAACCTTTATTCAAATGTATAAAGACAACATGGTTTATAAAGGGGTTCGAATTATCAACTGGTCAACTGGAATGGGCAGTGCAATTTCCGATAACGACACTGCACGTAAGGAACGTGAGTCCGAGCTTACTTATGTTAAATATCCGCTTGTTCCAGAAGGTAAAAGAGTCTGGCAGCTTTCATTCTACAACGAAACCACAGTTGAGGCGCTTTTAAATGGCTCAAAAACAGTTGAAACAAGGGCACTTAACCCGGAAGAAGGGTGGCGGTATTTTGGCGAAATTAAATCTGATGACATAATTGTAGCCGTTAATAAGTCAAAAGCTTGGGAATCGCATTTGTTTTTTGTGGAATCTGTTCGTATTTATAAAGATGCAATCGAGTTTTTCAATAAAGAGGATTTTAAAAAGATATATACCGATAAGTCCAGAATTCCGAAAAGTGTTGATGAAATGATTACTCATTATAACGAATTAGCCGAAGGTTATGGTGAAAAACTTAGGAAAAATGGTGCAATTGCAATAACAATTAAGCAATTAAGCAACGAGACAATTAAGCAATGGGAATGCATTACCGTTGCAACAAGTCGACCTGAGACAATGCTAGGTGATACCGCGGTTGTTGTGCATCCGGATGATGACAGATATAAAGATTTGATTGGAAGGTACGCACTTCTTCCTCTTGTAAACAGATCAATTCCTGTTATTGCAAACAGTAAAGTTGACAAAGATTTCGGTACCGGTGCAGTTAAGTTGACCCCAGCTCATTCGCCCGATGACTACTACATGACACTTGAGTGGAGTGCACTTGGAAAACAACTTGAATGCGAGAAGAATAATGACGGGAAGGTAAGAACCGATGCGTTGGGGTATGTTAGACCCGATGTGTGGAAGGAAATTCGTAATACCGTTGGCGAAATTGATTACATAAACGTTATCTGGAAGGACAGTAAAATGTGTGGACCAATTGGAAAGTACAAGGGATTAAATGTTGACGCCTGTAGAAGTGAAGTTTCAAAAGATCTTGAAAGGCTTGGTTTAATAGAAAGGGTAGAGAAAATAAAACAGAATGTAACAATTTGTGATCGTACAAAGTCTATTGTGGAGCCGATAATGAGTAGCCAGTGGTTTATCGATATCAACAAGAAGAATTTTAAACAAAATGCGATTAAGGCTTTGCAAGCCGGACTAGAGGATCCAAGTTCTGAGATAGCTGTTAACGTTCATCCGTCAAATATGGCTAAAAAAGCAATCTACTGGCTCAAAAACCTTAGAGACTGGCCAATTTCTCGGTCAATCTGGTGGGGATACCGTATTCCCGTATGGTACAAGGGCGAACCCTCTGAAACGGTTACTGATTCGGGAAAAATACAGCAGACAATTGGTGGAGTGGAAGTTTCCGACATGAAGGAAGCGTACGACAAGGAGCTTTTAAAGGTTCAGGTGGAATCGCCCAAAGGGGATGGTTGGATTCAAGATCCTGATTGTCTTGACACTTGGTTTAGTTCGGGCCAATGGCCGTATGCGACGCTTAAGGCGTGGGGTATTTTAGACAAGTTCTATCCAACTGACGTTTTGGATACGGCATATGACATTCTTGAAGCCTGGGTTTGCAGGATGATTATGTTTGGATTTTACACCCAAGGTAAGCGACCTTTTAAAGATGTGTATCTTCATGGACTTGTGCGTGCAGAAGATGGTCAAAAAATGAGTAAGTCAAAGGGAAATGCTGTTTCAATCGACGATATCATTGAAAAATATGGGGTTGATACTTTACGAATGTTTTTTATATCAGGAAATAAGGCTGGTGCCAGCTATAATGTTGATTACAACAAAATCGAGGGATACCGAAGATTCTTAAACAAGCTTTGGAACGCAAGCAAATTTGTTTTATCAAATTGTAGGGATGGGTCTTTGACCCGTCCTGTGGATTCCAGCGGCATAAAAGAGGCATCCAATAAACAAATTTGTGAGCATGTAGCCGCATTACAGAAAAAGATTGCCGGGCTAATGGATGATTTTGAAATAGGCTTGGCCCTTTACGAGCTTACAAATGAATTTTGGCACAGCTTCTGCGACATTCACATTGAGGCATCAAAAGCACATATTTACGACAAGCGTGACAAAGAAACAAAAGAAGTGTTAAGTTCTCCAATGGAAGAAGAGAAGGTCGAAACCGTGGCCACCTTAACCTGGGCGCTTAGGCAGTATCTTAAAATGCTTCATCCGTTTATTCCTTTTATCACTGAAGAGCTTTGGCAAGGAATTTATGGGGAAGAAAAAACATTAATGTTTGAGAAGTGGTAA